taaactgCTATTACAACTCTTGTTAGCTAGTTATAAATTTTACgcaaatgtatttttttctaactgCTAAACTAGTCATAAATTGCTTAACAACGCATAACTAGTACATTTGCAACCAACCGCTTTTGCAAGTTCTGCATCCTCTGCTAAACTACTCAAGCGTTTAGCCTGAATTGTTTTTTACAAAAACGTTTAATACAGTAAACTTGATTTTTGACAAATAGGTGTAACAACTCAAACTACGatgaactaaaaaaatatagaataaatTAATCGATTATGAAGTGAACAAATCGTCATACATATTGGAGAATAATGACCTACTTGAAAAATTATTGCATCATTTTGATCATCAAATTGAAATAGTccatctcttttttcttttcttttttcgtctAAAAGAAATAGTCCATctcaaaactttaatatataagCTTGCTTGATAGGCTTAAGGGTGTGTGTTCTTTGTTGCCCAAACAAAAAGTTCTAGTTCCAAATATAGCGGATTCATTGGGCTCCGAACAAATGAGAAGAGATCTATTACATACAAGTTTAGGTTTTAGAAAGTATCTAAAATAGTCATAGGTTATTGTATAACATATGAAACTGAtaattatttctgttttaacTTAAAAGAAACCTTTGAATTTAAAAGTAGAGATAAGTAACTTTGTAGTAGCGTATTATCAGCTTTAAGTTACCAGAAacctttaaatttttgtaaaaaagaTAAGTAAATTTGTAGTAATCATTCCCATTTATCAAAATGTGTACAGAATTacaatggaaaaaaataatgcaAATCAATCccaatataaatatatatttactctAATTTACAAGATAgaactccaaaaaaaaaaaaaaaaattgacccAGAGATAAGATAAAATTCAACTGTAAATAAAGCTGTTGTGTGGAGTTTTCTTTCATTCAATTCGAATAAGAGAAGCAGGCATCTCATACTGCAAAGCAAATGCTTCGACTCGGTTTCTAAGCTCAGCTATGTCTTTGTTGGTGCATAAACTTTTCACAAACTCCTTGTGTGACTTTCCATGCTCTCTCTGCAACGCACTTGTTATCTGAGCCGCCTTTATCAGAAAATCCGCCATTGTCTCGAAATCAGACTCTATACAGCCTCGGGTTGTCATTGCGGGTGTCCCTATTGATAAAAGGATCGATGTGAATACGAATGTGACATGTCGCTAACTCAAAAACAATATGCAAACCAATCTATCTGTGCTTACCTATTCTTACACCTCCAGGAGATATTGTACCATTGTCCCCGAATATAGCCGTCTTGTTTAAAGTGATATGGCACATCTCACACACTTTCTCGTAGACTTTCCCTGGAAAAcagatacaaacaaaatcagacaaaattttaaatttcgaTCGACGAGTAGTTATGTTTAGGTTGAGTGATTTCAGTACCTGTTAAGCCCATAGGAGTGAGATCCCACAGCAACAAATGGTTGTCTGTACCACCAGTAACCAGTCTGCATTTTCTTCTAAGAAGAGCTGCTGCTAAAGCTTGGGCGTTTTTCTTCATCTGTTGTATGTAAGCTTTGTACTCTGGAGTGGCCACTTGTTTCAATGCAATGGCAAGAGCAGCGATATGGTTGTTGTGTGGACCTCCTTGTAGAGATGGAAAAACAGCAAAGTTGATCTTTTCCTCTAGATCGTAATGCGTGGAAGTGTCACAATGGCTAGAGTGATGGCCCTGCTTTCTTATCTTTGGGCCTCTCCTGTAGAAGATGATACCTCCTCTAGGACCACGTAGACCTTTGTGAGTAGTGGAGGTTACTATGTCACAGTGATCAAATGGATTTGAACATTCCTGTAGATAACAAAAATACCAAACCAAATTCAGAAACAATATTTCCTGGAACAGAATCATAACAAAAGTCTACATATACGAATAGTTTCAAACAATATTGACTGacacaccaaaaactcattcATCATATTATTTCAAAGTCACCACAGAAAAAGACTTTGCATAGAAAGTAATCAAACAATCTAAGGTTTCAATAGAACATAGAACAATCATAACACAAACACATTATATCAATACATGGCCTAACCAAATTGAAACTATCTAATACTGCTACCTCTGACATTCAATAACTAGACATGCAACCTAAACCATTAAAAATCTCAGAACTAATCAACATATCAATAAAAGTATAGTAGTAGAAGATTCGAACCTTAGTTGCAACAAGACCGCTAATATGAGCCATATCACACATCAAAACAGCTCCACACTTATCTGCAATCTGTCTAACCCTTGCAAAATCCCAATCCCTAGGATAAGAACTCCCACCACAAATAAGAATCTTAGGACGGTAATCAAGCGCCTTATCTTCAAGCTTATCATAATCAATATACCCAGTTTGAGGATTCACTTTATAAGGAAAACTCTCAAAGAAGATGGAAGCAGCCGAAATCTTCTTCCCACCAGGAGTACAATAACCATGACTCATATGACCACCAGAAGGCGAATCAAGCCCCATAATCCGTTCACCGGGCAATAAAAGTCCGGTATACACCGCGAAGTTAGCAGAAGTACAAGAATAAGGCTGAACATTAACACCCCATTTATCAGATTCAAGACCAAACGCAGTAAGAGCACGCTCAATACAGAGATTCTCAATCTGATCAATATATTGATTCCCAGTATAGTATCTAGCTCCAGGCATACCTTCAGAGTATTTATTCGTTAAATGACTACCTAAAGCTTCCATTACAGCTCTACACACGAAATTCTCAGAAGCAATCAATTCAATTCCTCTTACTTGTCgttgcttctctttctccataaGCTCATGAATATCAGGATCCGCCAAATGAATCGGTTGATCACCCCAAGCTCGTACAGCAGCACGTCGCGATTCCAGATCTGAATCACCGATGGAACTTCTCTTCGGATGCTTTGATTGCGTTAACAAAAGTGGACAATCTCTTTGCCTTTTGAGACACATATGGTGACCTAAGATTCTGAAATGCTCGTCTTCCTTTtgatctcctcctcctcctccatctttCTTTGGCTCATCAACGGTGGTGGTCTTCTCGGCTTTTTGTTCGAGTAATTGTAACGGAATCGGAGAGAAAGTTGTTGGTAATGATCGGAAACTTTGATCGACTTGTAGATTAATCGAATCGTCTGCGATTGGAGCTCTTGGTGTTGGTGTTGGAGTCATTGATGCGTGTGAACaaccaaaccctaattgaaaatttgtttgagaACGACTCAAATCCATAAAcgttgaagatgatgaagatttgggatttgtttttttgaccTAATTCGCTTTTTTGGTTCTGTggatttgagaagaagagaaggaacaAATAAATGAGAAAGGAGATTACCGGGTACCGGTAATAGAGAGTTATGTATCTGGACGCTTTTCAGGTTTGATTAGCTTATGCGGTGGACCTTGTCGACTGGTAATAGCCGGTAGTAGTAGGATCGTGtcaatttgatgaaaaaagtGGGTTTCTAAAGCTAATCTAGCCCAAAAAGTTAGTTAGATTCATTTTGACCGATataaaacgttttttgttagaaaaattttagatttcaaaGTGCAAAGATAAgttcaaataaatatcttattatGCAACTATGCAAGATCAGCTTTTGATCTCCTTAAATAGTTTTGTCTTACTTTAAGTAATTAGGGTATGAATggatgataacaaaaaaaaatagaaaaaaaaagttttaccaATAAAAATAGACCATACCAATAGCATCAAGATTTTGGTAATGCTAAACCGCATGAAAAGTGAGAAGTGGACGAAATGGGATGGAGTTGGACTATGGTATATTGTATGTATTAGAGTAGATTTGTCTTTGAATATTGAAACCCGGACTAGTATTTGcctaaaatatattgattttaataaatttattacagttacaaactaaaatttgttattttgattCTTGCAAATATATCGGCGATAGTTTTCGCAAATGTTTGCTACGTAATATATGTCtattcttttggtttgatatatGCATTTGGTTAATTTGTTTCGTTTTATGTACGTATTTCTGAAAAATcttaacaaaatttgtatataaacaaaataacaatgaCCGCCAGAATGTATAGACGACTACCTGAATCACTTTGCATTGCGTGTTGGTCCGCTAGTTACTTAGCAGCTGAAAAGCAAggcaaaaaagagaaaaattaatagCCATAAGacttaatttatatttaatattaaaacttaCGATTTCCAACAACAGTAACgtcaattttcttatttttaaaggAAGATGTACAGATGACTACGAATATGTTTCTCTATAAGCATAACAACAACTGGGATAATATGAATTTGACCATTTTTTCccttcaattttaaaaatcaaaccaaaacatgtaTGATCTTTTGGACTGTATAATCTTTTGACAATTTAACGCTCTCAAAGtcccaaaaacaatttaacgCTTTTAATGAAGGGAAGTTTCGAAAATGTACAACTAAATAAAGTATTTTTCATATAGAAAATGCCCCTTTATAAATTCgaaagattttaattataaatattcttcATGTAGTTTTCATTATGTGCGCTTTTTACTACTCATGTATTTCCAATcttatttattgtttaattggtaaaacaaaacattatctCACTTATACATATTAATGGTTTATAAGTATTTAAAAACTTAGTTAACATATATTCTCTTaaggttgatttttttattacaattaccgatttaacaaaatatttttgaaaataaattttatcattttctgaaaaattgttttgtacaGTCTCAGCTCTTTATTATAACTCTTTGTTATGTATTTTtcactaaaaatatttataagttcataaaaaaatgtttacaaaGATCgtgttttaaattatatttctttctgtacatttttaatcataatattgttttaacaatctttgaaaaagatttatagaaatattcatgaaataacataaatatttgataaaatttatgtaataCTCCCTccgttttaaaataaaataattttgcacataaattcaaaaaataattaaattttcgtttttgccctttattcatatatttataatttttttattagtcaAAGCACTAAAACAATAGGgacaaaactaaaatgtttTCCAAACATCTGAATTAAAACTCTAAAACGatgattattataaaacaaattttgagtTCTAAAACGATGAATAAACTAAAATGATGAATAAAAACGAAGgaaatatatcaatattttaatatataaacacaatcaagaaaacaaaaaatttgttgagAATGAGTTCTCTCACACTcgtaaaaaacatatttaactGTTTACAGCGGTGATGTAGAAATGTAGACGTGAGAGCTAGAAACATCCAA
This sequence is a window from Arabidopsis thaliana chromosome 1 sequence. Protein-coding genes within it:
- the SHM7 gene encoding serine hydroxymethyltransferase 7 (serine hydroxymethyltransferase 7 (SHM7); FUNCTIONS IN: pyridoxal phosphate binding, glycine hydroxymethyltransferase activity, catalytic activity; INVOLVED IN: response to cadmium ion, glycine metabolic process, L-serine metabolic process; EXPRESSED IN: 23 plant structures; EXPRESSED DURING: 15 growth stages; CONTAINS InterPro DOMAIN/s: Pyridoxal phosphate-dependent transferase, major domain (InterPro:IPR015424), Serine hydroxymethyltransferase, pyridoxal phosphate binding site (InterPro:IPR019798), Pyridoxal phosphate-dependent transferase, major region, subdomain 1 (InterPro:IPR015421), Serine hydroxymethyltransferase (InterPro:IPR001085); BEST Arabidopsis thaliana protein match is: serine hydroxymethyltransferase 6 (TAIR:AT1G22020.1); Has 11689 Blast hits to 11664 proteins in 2845 species: Archae - 258; Bacteria - 6485; Metazoa - 362; Fungi - 287; Plants - 350; Viruses - 6; Other Eukaryotes - 3941 (source: NCBI BLink).), whose protein sequence is MDLSRSQTNFQLGFGCSHASMTPTPTPRAPIADDSINLQVDQSFRSLPTTFSPIPLQLLEQKAEKTTTVDEPKKDGGGGGDQKEDEHFRILGHHMCLKRQRDCPLLLTQSKHPKRSSIGDSDLESRRAAVRAWGDQPIHLADPDIHELMEKEKQRQVRGIELIASENFVCRAVMEALGSHLTNKYSEGMPGARYYTGNQYIDQIENLCIERALTAFGLESDKWGVNVQPYSCTSANFAVYTGLLLPGERIMGLDSPSGGHMSHGYCTPGGKKISAASIFFESFPYKVNPQTGYIDYDKLEDKALDYRPKILICGGSSYPRDWDFARVRQIADKCGAVLMCDMAHISGLVATKECSNPFDHCDIVTSTTHKGLRGPRGGIIFYRRGPKIRKQGHHSSHCDTSTHYDLEEKINFAVFPSLQGGPHNNHIAALAIALKQVATPEYKAYIQQMKKNAQALAAALLRRKCRLVTGGTDNHLLLWDLTPMGLTGKVYEKVCEMCHITLNKTAIFGDNGTISPGGVRIGTPAMTTRGCIESDFETMADFLIKAAQITSALQREHGKSHKEFVKSLCTNKDIAELRNRVEAFALQYEMPASLIRIE